In Lacrimispora indolis DSM 755, a genomic segment contains:
- the atpE gene encoding ATP synthase F0 subunit C encodes MLVAIGAGIAVLTGIGAGVGIGLATSKAVDAIARQPEAEGKISKALLLGCALAEATAIYGFVIALLIILFLK; translated from the coding sequence ATGTTAGTAGCAATTGGAGCAGGAATCGCAGTTCTTACAGGTATTGGAGCAGGAGTCGGAATCGGATTGGCAACTTCCAAGGCAGTGGATGCCATCGCGAGACAGCCAGAGGCAGAAGGCAAGATCAGCAAGGCCCTTCTGTTAGGATGTGCACTTGCAGAAGCAACTGCCATCTATGGTTTCGTTATAGCCCTTCTCATCATTTTATTCCTCAAATAA
- a CDS encoding L-lactate dehydrogenase — MEIQKRKIVIIGAGHVGSHGGYALLSQGLAEEIVYIDIDEKKAAAQALDLFDSTVYLPKRAMVRAGSYEDAADAELIMVAAGPLPDMSKGQTRMDTLKQTIEIVKDITDHIRISGFNGIILNISNPADVVTHYIQHVLDYPVQKIFSTSTTLDSARLRRAISQAIGIDQKSIQAYALGEHGESQMVPWSSVTVAGKPLFQLMEEQPDTYGKLNLEAIAAEGKAGGWHILAGKGSTEFGIGAAIAEVVRAVFGDEDRILPVSTMLTGQYGQTDVYASVPAVLNRHGVSQVVELRLTEAEAALFQKSCQTMKENFQLALTL, encoded by the coding sequence ATGGAAATTCAAAAAAGAAAAATCGTAATCATCGGCGCAGGCCACGTTGGATCTCATGGAGGCTACGCTCTGTTATCCCAGGGACTTGCAGAGGAAATCGTCTACATTGATATCGACGAGAAAAAGGCAGCGGCTCAAGCCTTAGACCTTTTCGACTCCACCGTCTACTTGCCGAAACGGGCCATGGTCCGTGCCGGCAGCTATGAGGACGCCGCTGATGCGGAGCTGATCATGGTTGCAGCAGGACCTTTGCCTGACATGAGCAAGGGTCAGACCAGAATGGATACCTTAAAGCAGACCATTGAAATCGTTAAAGACATCACTGACCATATCCGCATTTCCGGCTTTAACGGGATCATCCTGAACATCTCAAACCCTGCTGATGTGGTCACCCATTATATTCAGCACGTACTGGACTATCCGGTCCAGAAAATATTTTCTACAAGCACTACCCTAGACAGCGCCAGGCTGCGGAGGGCCATTTCCCAGGCCATCGGCATTGACCAGAAATCCATTCAGGCCTACGCCTTAGGAGAGCACGGGGAAAGCCAGATGGTTCCCTGGTCATCGGTAACTGTGGCCGGAAAGCCTCTGTTCCAGCTTATGGAGGAACAGCCGGACACATACGGAAAATTGAATTTGGAAGCCATTGCGGCAGAAGGAAAGGCCGGCGGCTGGCATATATTGGCCGGAAAAGGCTCCACAGAGTTTGGAATAGGAGCCGCCATTGCCGAAGTGGTCCGGGCGGTATTCGGAGATGAGGATCGGATCCTTCCCGTTTCCACTATGCTGACAGGACAGTACGGCCAGACAGATGTTTATGCCAGTGTTCCTGCAGTACTAAACCGGCACGGAGTGTCCCAGGTAGTGGAATTGCGGCTGACAGAGGCAGAAGCAGCGCTGTTTCAGAAGTCCTGCCAGACTATGAAGGAGAATTTCCAGCTGGCGCTGACGCTTTAA
- a CDS encoding F0F1 ATP synthase subunit A produces MSITEDLAEKLLEELNCETVFTIPIFGGIPIAESVVVSWIIMAALTLLSIILVRNLKVENPGKKQLALEMAIGGIYNFFEDLVGEEGKRYIPYLISVAIYIGVANLIGMVGFKPPTKDLNATAALAVMSILLIEYSGFHKKGVKGFFKSFGEPLPLLAPMNVLEILIRPLSLCMRLFGNVLGSFVVMELIKQLVGPIVPIPFTCYFDIFDGLIQAYVFVFLTALFIREAVE; encoded by the coding sequence GTGAGCATTACGGAGGATTTGGCAGAGAAGTTATTAGAGGAACTGAACTGCGAAACGGTTTTTACCATTCCCATATTCGGTGGGATCCCCATTGCTGAATCAGTAGTGGTATCATGGATTATCATGGCAGCTCTGACGCTCCTTTCCATCATTCTGGTGAGAAATCTTAAGGTTGAGAATCCTGGGAAGAAGCAGTTGGCGCTTGAAATGGCAATCGGCGGAATTTACAATTTTTTTGAAGACCTGGTGGGAGAAGAGGGAAAACGATATATCCCGTATCTCATATCCGTGGCCATTTATATCGGAGTAGCCAATTTAATTGGCATGGTGGGATTCAAGCCGCCTACCAAGGATTTAAATGCCACCGCAGCGCTTGCTGTTATGAGCATTCTGCTGATAGAATATTCGGGCTTTCACAAAAAAGGGGTAAAGGGTTTTTTTAAGAGCTTCGGGGAGCCGTTGCCTCTTCTTGCCCCCATGAACGTTCTGGAAATATTAATCAGGCCGCTTTCCCTGTGCATGCGGTTGTTTGGTAATGTTTTGGGATCATTCGTAGTTATGGAGCTGATTAAGCAGCTTGTCGGGCCAATCGTACCAATTCCGTTCACCTGTTATTTTGATATCTTTGACGGATTGATACAGGCTTATGTATTTGTATTTTTAACTGCACTTTTTATCAGGGAAGCAGTGGAGTAA
- a CDS encoding MetQ/NlpA family ABC transporter substrate-binding protein — translation MKNRKLTAILLSASALVLSLTACGASSSGSSTQATESTKSAESTSQAPENTAAEKTGDPVTITLGVVGSIYEDLWAPAKEALKSEGINLDIVQFSDYVTPNNALANGEINLNAFQHRIYLDNEIQSYSYKIQNIGNTFIIPLNLYSKKVTSVEEIKDGDTVAIPNDVTNGGRALKVLEAAGLIKIKADAGFNPTTDDIETYNVQIKIEELAANTIPSALADVTAAIINGNYALDFGLKTEEAIFADTSLGEEKYWNLVAARTDDLSDPEKAELYRKVVEAFQSPETEKIFNDTYGGYFIKQGWDEDLLSK, via the coding sequence ATGAAAAACAGAAAACTTACCGCAATTTTATTATCCGCTTCGGCCCTGGTCTTATCCCTTACCGCCTGCGGCGCATCATCAAGCGGCAGCAGCACCCAGGCCACGGAAAGCACCAAGTCTGCAGAAAGCACTTCCCAGGCCCCGGAGAACACTGCCGCCGAAAAGACCGGAGACCCGGTTACCATAACGCTGGGCGTGGTGGGAAGCATTTATGAAGACTTATGGGCTCCCGCAAAAGAAGCATTAAAGTCAGAAGGCATCAACCTGGACATTGTTCAGTTCTCCGACTATGTGACCCCCAACAACGCTCTTGCCAACGGGGAAATCAATTTAAATGCATTCCAGCACCGCATTTATCTGGACAATGAAATTCAAAGCTACAGCTATAAAATCCAGAACATAGGCAACACCTTTATTATTCCGTTAAACCTCTATTCCAAAAAGGTCACTTCCGTTGAGGAAATCAAAGACGGAGACACCGTAGCCATTCCAAACGACGTGACCAACGGCGGCCGTGCATTAAAGGTGCTTGAGGCGGCAGGCTTAATCAAGATCAAGGCGGATGCAGGCTTTAATCCTACCACCGACGACATTGAGACCTACAATGTTCAGATTAAAATAGAAGAGCTGGCTGCCAACACCATTCCTTCTGCTCTGGCGGATGTGACAGCGGCCATCATCAACGGAAATTATGCCCTGGATTTCGGCTTAAAGACAGAAGAAGCCATATTCGCTGACACCAGCCTTGGAGAAGAAAAATACTGGAACCTGGTGGCGGCCCGCACTGACGATTTAAGTGATCCGGAAAAGGCGGAGTTATACCGGAAGGTCGTGGAAGCATTCCAGTCACCGGAAACAGAGAAGATATTCAACGATACCTACGGCGGCTATTTCATCAAGCAGGGCTGGGACGAGGATTTACTGAGCAAATAA
- a CDS encoding alpha/beta hydrolase produces the protein MGEMISSFDGTMLFLNREAPEAARGTAVIVHGLCEHQGRYDYVAEQFHKAGIATYRFDHRGHGRSQGERTHYEDFNQLLDDTNVVVDMAIRENPDIPVFLIGHSMGGFTVSLYGAKYTDKKLRGIITSGALTKDIAGLISSVPKGLDPHTMLPNELGAGVCSVAEVVDWYGKDPHNTKTFTTGLCYALCQGITWFEEAVTRFQYPILMLHGEKDGLVSVQDTYEFFAAAPSKDKQMKIYGGLFHEIFNEYCRDEVINDVLHWIQERISS, from the coding sequence ATGGGAGAAATGATTTCTTCATTTGACGGAACCATGCTGTTTTTAAACAGGGAGGCTCCAGAGGCTGCCAGGGGGACGGCCGTCATCGTTCATGGACTATGTGAGCATCAGGGAAGGTACGATTACGTTGCAGAGCAGTTTCACAAGGCCGGGATCGCAACCTACCGCTTTGATCACAGAGGCCACGGGCGCTCCCAAGGGGAACGGACCCACTATGAAGATTTTAACCAGCTGCTTGATGACACCAATGTGGTGGTTGACATGGCTATACGGGAAAATCCGGATATTCCCGTATTCTTAATCGGCCACAGCATGGGAGGTTTCACCGTTTCCTTATACGGCGCAAAATATACGGACAAGAAGCTTCGGGGCATCATCACCAGCGGAGCATTGACAAAGGATATCGCCGGGCTTATAAGCAGTGTTCCCAAAGGCCTGGATCCCCACACCATGCTTCCCAATGAGCTGGGAGCAGGCGTGTGCTCTGTAGCCGAAGTTGTGGACTGGTACGGCAAGGATCCCCATAACACCAAAACCTTTACCACCGGCTTATGCTACGCTCTCTGCCAGGGAATCACCTGGTTTGAGGAGGCCGTCACAAGGTTTCAGTACCCCATTCTCATGCTCCACGGAGAAAAGGATGGCCTGGTAAGCGTTCAGGATACTTATGAGTTTTTTGCAGCTGCTCCTTCAAAGGATAAGCAGATGAAAATTTACGGCGGCTTGTTCCATGAGATTTTTAATGAATACTGCAGGGATGAGGTTATCAATGATGTCCTTCACTGGATCCAGGAGCGGATTTCCAGTTAG
- a CDS encoding alginate lyase family protein: protein MSKAQYFENRNNYITQEDKAWVTEYCQKNWPEEVGHILRIADDAAKHTFLFDLRWDMERTYEPVHFDGEVVWDYMPGDDPEFIFQFNRHQFFICLGQAYAITGDEKYAKTFAELLDSWIKNNPLTEETKNTTWRSIEAGIRAETWVKAMGYFKDSPSVNDGLLKAYMDCLTVHGEYLMTTYKHFQIKSNWGVIENRGLMEIALALPICDRTREYLDSALMRLSEEIGVQVADDGVHWEQSPMYHNEVFHCYLEVMRLARRYSIKLPKKMKEKIRQMAYANIAWKKPNHCQPMQGDSDETDLRDLLAQSAWLFSDPVLKFSAYDKMDYDGAWDFLKEGIEGYGKLDSQEPDFLDRVMESTGNLFIRSGWDENADYFHFRCGFLGGGHGHSDKLHVDLVINGEDMLMDTGRYHYVPGEARTWFKSALGHNVPLVDGRDYLTCRDAWAVDNMSAAYFGGYKTKDGYRYVQGSHGGYLNGDGGNVWITRKVLAIDTDLYLIADEFFSRETHTYQQLFHFNNHGKISRSGRTVRYSGIQADGELTVLTDGCEMKLSEGWISRNYNQMETGKQLLAGKETEGFSSIITVVSGGEKKKYKAPELSMLPVFGADPTVPLSPSDAEAISIGWKGKKYVVILAHRDIGGSCDLLTAGGVKGLGTVIVFDTEKQKVGGTVLHW, encoded by the coding sequence ATGTCAAAGGCACAATATTTTGAAAACCGGAACAATTATATCACTCAGGAGGATAAGGCCTGGGTCACAGAGTATTGTCAAAAGAACTGGCCGGAGGAAGTGGGCCATATCCTGAGGATTGCAGATGATGCTGCGAAGCACACGTTTTTGTTCGATCTGAGGTGGGATATGGAACGAACCTATGAGCCGGTCCATTTTGATGGGGAAGTGGTATGGGACTATATGCCGGGTGATGATCCGGAATTTATCTTCCAGTTTAACCGCCACCAGTTTTTTATATGCCTGGGACAGGCATACGCCATAACAGGCGATGAGAAATATGCAAAGACTTTTGCAGAGCTGCTGGATTCCTGGATAAAAAATAACCCTCTGACAGAAGAAACTAAGAATACCACATGGAGGAGTATTGAAGCAGGGATCCGGGCCGAAACCTGGGTAAAGGCCATGGGCTATTTTAAAGACAGTCCCTCTGTGAATGACGGACTTTTGAAGGCTTATATGGATTGCCTGACAGTTCATGGGGAGTACCTTATGACAACCTATAAGCATTTCCAGATCAAGAGCAACTGGGGAGTGATTGAGAACAGGGGACTGATGGAGATCGCCCTGGCCCTTCCTATCTGCGACAGGACAAGGGAGTATCTGGATTCCGCCCTAATGCGCCTTAGCGAAGAGATTGGGGTGCAGGTCGCTGATGACGGAGTGCACTGGGAACAGTCTCCCATGTATCATAATGAAGTGTTCCACTGTTATCTGGAAGTGATGCGGTTAGCCAGACGGTACAGCATTAAGCTTCCCAAGAAAATGAAGGAAAAGATCCGGCAGATGGCCTATGCAAACATTGCATGGAAAAAGCCAAACCACTGCCAGCCCATGCAGGGGGACAGCGATGAAACCGATCTCAGGGACTTACTGGCACAAAGCGCCTGGCTTTTTTCAGACCCGGTGTTAAAATTCAGTGCCTATGACAAGATGGATTATGACGGAGCCTGGGATTTCTTAAAAGAAGGGATCGAAGGCTACGGGAAATTGGATTCACAGGAACCGGATTTTTTAGACAGGGTCATGGAAAGCACCGGAAATCTTTTTATCCGGTCCGGTTGGGATGAAAACGCGGATTATTTTCATTTCCGCTGCGGATTCCTGGGAGGAGGCCATGGCCATTCCGACAAGCTGCATGTGGATCTTGTGATCAACGGAGAGGACATGCTTATGGATACAGGGCGCTATCATTATGTGCCCGGTGAAGCAAGAACCTGGTTTAAAAGCGCTCTGGGCCACAATGTTCCCCTGGTGGATGGCCGTGATTATTTAACATGCCGGGATGCCTGGGCAGTAGATAACATGTCTGCAGCGTATTTTGGCGGCTATAAGACAAAGGACGGGTACCGTTATGTCCAGGGAAGTCACGGCGGATATTTAAACGGAGACGGGGGAAATGTGTGGATCACCAGAAAAGTGCTGGCAATTGATACGGATCTTTATCTGATTGCTGATGAGTTCTTTTCCAGAGAAACCCATACCTATCAGCAGCTTTTCCATTTTAATAATCATGGAAAGATCTCCCGTTCCGGGCGTACTGTGCGCTACTCCGGCATTCAGGCGGACGGGGAACTGACTGTTCTCACGGACGGGTGCGAGATGAAACTGTCGGAAGGATGGATTTCCAGAAATTATAACCAGATGGAGACGGGAAAACAGCTTTTGGCCGGCAAAGAAACAGAAGGCTTTTCTTCCATCATAACCGTTGTTTCAGGGGGGGAAAAGAAGAAATACAAGGCGCCGGAACTTTCCATGCTCCCCGTATTCGGGGCTGATCCCACCGTTCCCTTAAGCCCGTCTGATGCGGAAGCAATATCCATTGGCTGGAAGGGAAAGAAATATGTTGTCATTTTAGCCCACAGAGATATTGGGGGTTCCTGTGACTTACTGACGGCAGGAGGCGTGAAGGGGCTTGGAACAGTCATCGTGTTTGATACGGAGAAACAGAAGGTAGGAGGCACGGTCCTTCACTGGTAG
- the atpF gene encoding F0F1 ATP synthase subunit B, whose protein sequence is MLRLDMNFVWNIVNLIVLYLLLKHFLIGPVMDVMNKRRGMIEQSISDARNKEGQAAELRKQYEEKLAASSEEGSRLIEEARTQAKAQYDRILKDAGEDAGRLMAEARKQAEADQEKAMREAKAQIAGLVIAAAAKVVNQEVSARANQALYDSFIAEAGDFHDAGSN, encoded by the coding sequence ATGCTTAGACTGGATATGAACTTTGTGTGGAATATCGTAAACCTCATCGTCCTGTATCTTCTGCTTAAGCATTTCCTCATAGGGCCGGTTATGGATGTGATGAATAAGCGGCGGGGTATGATTGAGCAGAGCATTTCGGATGCCAGGAATAAGGAAGGTCAGGCAGCGGAGCTTAGAAAGCAGTATGAAGAAAAGCTGGCTGCCTCCTCTGAAGAAGGATCAAGGCTTATTGAAGAGGCGAGAACCCAGGCAAAGGCCCAGTATGACCGGATCTTAAAGGATGCGGGGGAGGATGCAGGCCGTCTGATGGCCGAAGCCAGGAAACAAGCGGAGGCTGATCAGGAAAAGGCCATGCGTGAGGCCAAGGCACAGATCGCGGGCTTGGTTATCGCAGCTGCAGCCAAGGTGGTTAATCAGGAGGTGAGCGCCAGGGCGAATCAGGCGCTTTACGATTCATTTATAGCAGAAGCAGGTGATTTCCATGATGCAGGCAGCAATTAA
- a CDS encoding FAD-binding oxidoreductase — MNIDKNALCSIIQDPKRLVFEHIEPRFLSDTLGRLTGNAEALVFPASAGEVSKILRYAHENRIPVTPRGAGTNLVGSTVPVEGGIILDLSRLNRILELDKDTFTATAEPGVLLQDFQAFVEREGFFYPPDPGEKASSLGGNISTNAGGMRAVKYGVTRDYVRGLEIVLADGTILQVGSKNVKDASGLSLKNLIIGSEGTLAVITKCILKVIPKPETSVSVLVPFPDLRIGMENVLSILRANVNPTAVEFVERKVISLGEEFMEFRYPRPDAGSYILLTFDGRKAEVDSSIEQVKRLVTEHGALDYVVLTDPDLAAGIWKVRGALVNAVEAVSEQEPVDIVVPIDKSHIFIQYINELERDTSMQMVSFGHAGDGNVHLCVVRGNRDEERWQKELKKNMEKIYKKAYELGGLTSGEHGIGISKRPYFLTETAGENLLVMNRIKDALDPLHILNNRKSYITEGESNAEII; from the coding sequence ATGAACATAGATAAAAATGCCCTGTGTTCCATCATTCAGGACCCAAAACGGCTGGTGTTCGAACACATAGAGCCCCGTTTCTTAAGCGACACGTTAGGACGGCTGACCGGAAATGCAGAAGCACTGGTATTTCCGGCCTCCGCCGGAGAGGTCAGCAAAATTCTCCGATACGCCCACGAAAACCGGATTCCCGTGACTCCCAGAGGTGCGGGGACCAATCTGGTGGGCTCCACCGTTCCGGTGGAAGGGGGAATTATTCTGGACCTCTCCAGGCTGAACCGCATCCTGGAACTGGATAAGGACACCTTTACTGCAACAGCAGAGCCTGGGGTTCTGCTTCAGGATTTTCAGGCATTTGTGGAAAGGGAAGGATTTTTCTATCCCCCGGATCCGGGTGAAAAGGCCTCCTCCCTGGGCGGAAACATCAGCACCAATGCAGGAGGGATGAGGGCGGTAAAATACGGAGTGACCAGAGATTACGTCAGAGGCCTGGAAATCGTCCTGGCAGACGGCACCATTTTACAGGTGGGCAGCAAAAACGTCAAGGACGCCAGCGGCCTTTCCCTTAAGAACTTAATCATTGGTTCTGAAGGAACTCTGGCCGTCATCACCAAATGCATCTTAAAGGTGATTCCGAAGCCGGAAACCTCCGTCAGCGTGCTTGTCCCATTTCCTGATTTAAGAATCGGCATGGAAAATGTCCTGTCCATCTTAAGGGCCAACGTGAACCCAACGGCAGTGGAATTTGTAGAGAGAAAGGTCATTTCCCTGGGAGAGGAATTCATGGAGTTCCGTTATCCAAGGCCGGATGCAGGCTCCTATATTCTTCTGACCTTTGACGGCAGGAAGGCGGAGGTGGATTCCTCGATAGAGCAAGTAAAACGCCTTGTGACAGAACACGGCGCCCTTGACTATGTGGTCCTGACAGACCCGGATTTAGCGGCAGGAATCTGGAAGGTACGCGGAGCTCTTGTGAATGCTGTGGAAGCTGTGTCCGAACAGGAACCGGTTGACATCGTGGTGCCTATCGATAAAAGCCATATTTTCATTCAATACATCAATGAGCTGGAACGGGATACGTCCATGCAGATGGTCAGCTTCGGCCACGCCGGAGATGGCAATGTCCACCTATGCGTGGTACGGGGAAACCGGGACGAAGAAAGGTGGCAAAAGGAACTTAAGAAGAACATGGAAAAGATCTACAAAAAGGCTTACGAGCTGGGAGGGCTGACCTCCGGCGAGCACGGCATCGGGATCAGCAAACGTCCCTATTTTCTTACGGAAACAGCAGGAGAGAACCTTTTGGTCATGAACCGGATCAAGGATGCCTTAGACCCTCTCCACATCTTGAACAACCGAAAATCCTATATCACAGAAGGAGAGAGCAATGCAGAAATTATCTGA
- a CDS encoding methionine ABC transporter permease: protein MQELFLDIVPNVAGKLPDFYKAIRDTLVMTFWSGSISFLLGLILGVIITVTRPKGILENKAVFQVLDKVINFFRSIPFIILLTGVMPISRLIMGTAIGVKGAIVPLIFGTVPFFARQIESALAEVDHGLVEAALSMGLSPLEIIFRVYLRESIAGIARSTTITAISLLGLTAMAGAVGAGGLGDFAIRYGHDRNQTDVTYITVLVLVLMVSVVQIIGNQVVKKSTH from the coding sequence ATGCAGGAATTGTTTCTTGATATCGTGCCCAATGTGGCGGGCAAGCTGCCGGATTTTTATAAGGCCATCAGGGACACCCTGGTCATGACTTTTTGGTCCGGGTCCATTTCCTTTTTGCTGGGCTTAATTCTTGGAGTCATCATCACGGTCACCAGACCGAAAGGAATCCTGGAAAATAAAGCCGTCTTCCAGGTGCTTGATAAGGTCATCAACTTTTTTCGTTCCATTCCCTTTATCATCCTTCTGACAGGTGTCATGCCTATTTCTCGGCTCATTATGGGAACGGCTATCGGTGTGAAGGGGGCAATCGTTCCCTTGATTTTCGGAACAGTCCCGTTTTTTGCCCGTCAGATTGAGAGCGCTCTGGCAGAGGTAGACCACGGGCTGGTAGAAGCAGCCCTTTCCATGGGACTCAGCCCTCTGGAAATCATTTTCCGGGTCTATCTTCGGGAGAGCATCGCGGGAATTGCCCGCAGCACGACGATTACGGCCATCAGCCTTTTAGGCCTGACCGCCATGGCGGGAGCTGTCGGTGCAGGAGGCCTTGGAGATTTCGCCATCCGCTACGGCCATGACCGGAATCAGACCGACGTGACCTATATCACGGTCCTGGTCCTGGTACTCATGGTCAGCGTAGTTCAGATTATAGGAAATCAAGTCGTTAAAAAGAGCACCCATTAA
- a CDS encoding pyridoxal phosphate-dependent aminotransferase — MQKLSDRTASFTDSVIRRMTRISNQYGAVNLSQGFPDFEPPKEILDRLCEVAYGDFHQYSITWGAENFRQALAAKQSEPMGRDIDPAKEIVVTCGSTEAMMAAMMTVANPGDKVVVFSPFYENYGADAILSGAEPIYVPLHPPLFNFDPQELEAAFQQQPKALILCNPSNPCGKVFTLEELTYIAGLAQKYDVYVITDEVYEHIVYAPHKHVYFASLPGMWERTISCSSLSKTYSITGWRLGYIIAPPEIVDVARKVHDFLTVGAAAPLQEAVIPGLKFGQDYYDSLLEKYTGKRELFLKGLDDLGLVHTVPEGAYYVMMDISEFHFKSDLEFCEVLAKDVGVGAVPGSSFFKEPVNHLIRFHFAKRDETLIEALNRLSLIREKIPVRQADL; from the coding sequence ATGCAGAAATTATCTGACCGGACGGCAAGCTTTACAGACTCCGTCATACGTCGCATGACCAGGATCAGCAACCAGTACGGGGCTGTTAATTTGTCCCAGGGCTTCCCTGATTTTGAACCGCCAAAGGAGATTCTGGACCGGCTTTGTGAGGTTGCCTATGGTGACTTCCATCAGTATTCCATCACCTGGGGAGCGGAGAATTTCCGGCAGGCGCTGGCCGCCAAGCAGTCAGAGCCAATGGGCCGTGATATCGATCCGGCAAAAGAAATCGTCGTTACATGCGGCAGCACGGAAGCCATGATGGCCGCCATGATGACCGTGGCAAATCCGGGAGATAAGGTCGTTGTATTTTCGCCGTTTTATGAAAATTATGGGGCGGATGCCATTCTTTCGGGGGCGGAGCCCATTTACGTGCCCCTTCACCCTCCTTTATTCAACTTTGATCCGCAAGAGCTGGAGGCTGCCTTTCAGCAGCAGCCCAAGGCCCTGATCCTCTGCAATCCGTCCAATCCCTGCGGCAAGGTTTTTACCCTGGAAGAACTGACTTATATCGCCGGGCTTGCCCAAAAATATGATGTGTACGTCATCACGGACGAGGTTTATGAGCACATCGTCTACGCGCCTCATAAGCACGTTTATTTCGCTTCCCTGCCGGGAATGTGGGAGAGGACCATTTCCTGCAGCTCCTTATCAAAGACATATTCCATCACAGGCTGGCGTTTGGGCTATATCATCGCGCCGCCGGAGATCGTAGATGTGGCGAGAAAGGTCCATGACTTTTTGACTGTAGGCGCTGCGGCTCCCTTACAGGAAGCGGTCATTCCCGGGCTTAAATTCGGTCAGGATTACTACGATTCTCTTCTTGAAAAGTATACCGGGAAGCGGGAGCTGTTCTTAAAAGGCCTTGATGACCTGGGACTGGTCCATACGGTGCCGGAAGGGGCTTATTACGTTATGATGGATATTTCTGAATTTCATTTTAAAAGTGATTTGGAGTTCTGCGAGGTACTGGCAAAAGACGTGGGCGTAGGCGCCGTACCCGGTTCCAGCTTCTTTAAGGAGCCGGTCAATCACCTGATCCGCTTCCACTTTGCAAAGCGGGACGAAACCTTAATAGAAGCCTTGAACAGGCTCTCATTGATCAGGGAAAAGATACCTGTGAGACAGGCAGACTTATAA
- a CDS encoding methionine ABC transporter ATP-binding protein codes for MIQLENISKTFGTGSVEVHAVHDVSLFIEKGEIFGIIGFSGAGKSTLVRCINLLEAPTSGTVTVDGQVLTGLPPKALRAARKRIGMIFQHFNLMRSRTVFGNVAFPLKGSGLSKEETVKKVRELLKLVDIADKENAYPAQLSGGQKQRVAIARALANDPKVLLCDEATSALDPQTTQSILRLLQKLNRQLGITVVVITHEMAVIKEICNRVAVMENGKVVEEGEVFSIFANPRENVTRDFIRTTSNLQKIEGLLAEDSPVTRLKPGELIVRLTYVQKNVSEPLISTVSRKFDINLNIIFSDVEIVQDAPIGGTVAIVDGDRDRINQAINYLIEKNVGVEVIKDAGIVS; via the coding sequence GTGATTCAATTAGAAAATATCTCAAAAACCTTTGGGACAGGGTCTGTCGAAGTCCATGCGGTCCATGATGTGTCGCTGTTCATTGAAAAAGGGGAAATATTCGGGATCATCGGATTCTCCGGAGCCGGAAAATCCACTCTGGTCCGATGTATCAACTTGTTGGAGGCGCCTACCAGCGGGACCGTCACCGTAGACGGACAAGTGCTCACCGGTCTGCCGCCCAAGGCCCTGCGGGCCGCCAGAAAGCGTATCGGCATGATTTTTCAGCATTTCAACCTGATGCGTTCCAGAACCGTGTTCGGGAACGTGGCCTTTCCCTTAAAGGGCAGCGGCCTTTCAAAAGAGGAGACGGTAAAAAAGGTGAGGGAGCTGCTGAAGCTTGTGGATATTGCGGATAAAGAAAATGCTTATCCGGCCCAGCTTTCCGGCGGACAGAAACAGAGAGTGGCCATTGCCAGGGCCTTAGCCAATGATCCCAAGGTCCTTTTATGCGACGAAGCAACCAGTGCCTTAGACCCACAGACCACCCAGTCCATTCTCCGGCTTCTCCAGAAGCTCAACAGGCAATTGGGCATCACTGTGGTGGTCATCACCCATGAAATGGCTGTTATCAAGGAAATCTGCAACCGTGTGGCTGTCATGGAAAATGGAAAAGTGGTGGAGGAAGGAGAAGTATTCTCCATTTTTGCAAATCCCAGAGAGAATGTGACAAGGGATTTTATCCGTACCACTTCCAACTTACAGAAGATCGAAGGGCTTTTGGCTGAAGACTCTCCGGTCACACGGCTGAAGCCGGGAGAACTGATCGTCCGTCTGACCTATGTGCAGAAAAATGTCTCAGAACCCCTTATATCTACGGTTTCACGAAAGTTTGACATCAATCTGAACATCATATTTTCAGATGTGGAAATCGTTCAGGACGCACCTATCGGAGGTACTGTTGCCATTGTAGACGGTGACAGGGACAGAATCAACCAGGCCATCAATTACCTGATTGAAAAAAATGTAGGAGTGGAGGTGATAAAAGATGCAGGAATTGTTTCTTGA